Proteins encoded together in one Thermococcus barophilus MP window:
- a CDS encoding D-glucuronyl C5-epimerase family protein, which translates to MREKALILVFMLLTSSLFAIYENAENRISAQTEDPELIALLQENENVVLGNFISFLSAVNPLYLISSFEASYPLLVFSKIKLTPERNKILKATLRANNEFYSHYLSPLKSFYAVSFTSSAPYNSVFLANSSFKSALPYVHYNFRGLVLYPVTALHWADVYFQMGKEENAMEILRELQSYLVTKNYQGLEYAVFENYFHFENSSIPWISGYAQGLGAGLYARAYNITKNESYLRTAQLLMNSFRIPYSKGGFIVNSTYGLWILEYAYNSNELVLNGHIIALQGVYYYWEITNDTYAKWVFDEGIKAVEKALPDFDENGWSLYSNIHGRAMKNYHELHIQLLEWLYEKTKNEKFKEYAEKWRKSLQNVR; encoded by the coding sequence ATGAGGGAGAAAGCTTTAATCTTGGTCTTTATGCTGCTAACATCTTCTCTCTTTGCTATATATGAAAATGCAGAAAATCGAATTTCAGCTCAAACAGAGGATCCAGAGCTTATCGCTCTTCTGCAAGAGAACGAGAATGTTGTGCTTGGCAACTTCATTTCATTTCTCAGCGCCGTGAATCCTCTTTACTTAATCTCAAGTTTTGAGGCCTCTTATCCCCTTTTAGTGTTTTCAAAGATAAAGCTAACCCCAGAGAGAAATAAAATCTTAAAAGCAACACTAAGAGCAAACAATGAATTCTATTCTCACTATTTATCGCCGCTCAAAAGCTTCTATGCAGTTTCATTTACAAGCTCCGCACCGTATAATAGCGTATTTCTTGCAAACTCAAGCTTCAAAAGTGCCTTGCCCTATGTACACTACAACTTCAGAGGATTAGTTCTTTATCCAGTTACAGCACTTCACTGGGCCGATGTCTATTTCCAGATGGGTAAAGAAGAGAATGCCATGGAGATATTAAGGGAACTTCAGTCGTATTTAGTCACGAAGAATTACCAGGGATTAGAATACGCAGTTTTTGAGAACTACTTCCACTTCGAGAACTCTTCAATTCCCTGGATTTCAGGCTATGCTCAAGGATTAGGTGCTGGTCTGTATGCAAGAGCTTACAACATCACAAAAAACGAGAGCTACCTAAGAACTGCCCAGCTCCTAATGAACTCATTCAGAATTCCTTACAGCAAAGGAGGATTTATTGTGAATTCAACCTATGGACTTTGGATTTTGGAATATGCCTACAACTCAAACGAACTTGTGCTGAATGGGCATATAATAGCCCTCCAGGGTGTTTACTACTATTGGGAAATCACAAACGACACCTATGCAAAATGGGTTTTTGATGAAGGGATAAAAGCTGTGGAAAAAGCTCTTCCAGACTTTGATGAAAACGGATGGAGCCTGTACTCAAACATTCATGGCAGAGCTATGAAAAATTACCACGAACTCCACATCCAGCTTTTGGAATGGCTCTATGAAAAAACAAAGAATGAAAAATTTAAAGAATACGCAGAAAAATGGAGAAAATCACTCCAAAATGTGAGGTAG
- a CDS encoding membrane protein: MKSREIALIGIMLALSLMLNVSPLKVPTQWGMTIDLVAIPIVVVYLLLGFASSLVSLALLFIGLSIVSPASWLGASMKFFATLSVILGLETAKKLTKFSPDSYTEKQLIAFIVSAYLISIAIRIPLMVGLNYYYALPIWLGIPREQVIPKIEEWFHIPFWLVIAIPNAVQSAVDIIGGILISLPVIRALPHILE, translated from the coding sequence ATGAAATCAAGGGAGATAGCTCTAATCGGAATAATGCTGGCTCTCAGTTTAATGCTAAATGTTTCTCCACTCAAAGTGCCAACTCAGTGGGGAATGACGATAGACTTAGTTGCAATACCAATAGTTGTTGTTTATCTCTTATTGGGCTTTGCAAGTTCCTTGGTATCCTTAGCGTTGCTCTTCATTGGACTCAGCATAGTGTCTCCAGCATCATGGCTCGGTGCCAGCATGAAGTTCTTTGCAACGCTCAGCGTAATCTTAGGTCTTGAGACTGCGAAAAAACTTACAAAATTCAGTCCCGACAGTTATACAGAAAAGCAGCTCATTGCATTTATCGTTTCTGCTTATCTGATCAGCATTGCGATTAGGATACCTCTCATGGTTGGACTGAACTACTATTATGCGCTTCCAATATGGCTCGGCATTCCGAGGGAGCAGGTTATTCCAAAGATTGAAGAGTGGTTCCACATTCCATTTTGGCTTGTGATAGCGATCCCAAATGCAGTTCAAAGTGCCGTGGATATAATTGGAGGAATCTTAATAAGCCTGCCAGTGATTAGAGCGCTACCTCACATTTTGGAGTGA